GGAGAAAAGAGTTTATTGGAATTAAGGTCATAAAGAATTTCTCCTGTGACTAAATCTTTGGCATAGATTCCCCAAATGGAATGCTTATATTTCTCTTGATGCATAATAGACCGCATTTCTTTGGGTAATTCTTTCAAGGCTAACAAGGGAAAGAAATTAAAAAGGGTCATTAAAGCTAAAGGAAAAGAATAAATATACACTGGAACCCTCATTTGTTTTTTTTTAACTTAAAGATATTTTTTTGATTACTCGCAACGATAAACTCCTGCCGTTTCAAATTTTTCTTGGTGGTAATATTTAAAAAATTTCTTTATTTAAAAAAGTGAGGGATTCAATTACAGGGAACTATTTTATGCCATTAGTTCATATCCATTTGTTAAAAGGGAAAACACCTAAGTATATTAGAAATCTTAGAGACGGCATTCATCAAGCCCTTCAAAATGCTTGGAAAATTCCCTCGAATGATCGATTTCAACTGGTATCAGAATATAAAAAAGATCATTTTCACTTTGATAAAACCATCTGGGGTGTAAAACGATCAGATAACTTAATCGCGATTTATATCACCTCAAGCCCTCGAACGGAAGCGATGAAAAAAAAGCTCTATCGCGAGCTTGTAAAAGTTTTAGGGGAAAGCCCCAAAGTTCGAAAAGAGGACATTTTTGTCACGATTGTAACAGTTGGCCGGGAGGACTGGTCCTTCGGAAACGGAATTGCCCATTTAACCTTGCCATCTCTAACTCCTTAAAGTGTATTAGGATTAACCTCATGAGTTATATTTCCGTCGGAAAAGAAAATAATCGGGATATCGAGATTTATTTTAAGGACCATGGCTCCGGGCAACCGATTGT
This genomic stretch from Criblamydia sequanensis CRIB-18 harbors:
- a CDS encoding tautomerase family protein, whose amino-acid sequence is MPLVHIHLLKGKTPKYIRNLRDGIHQALQNAWKIPSNDRFQLVSEYKKDHFHFDKTIWGVKRSDNLIAIYITSSPRTEAMKKKLYRELVKVLGESPKVRKEDIFVTIVTVGREDWSFGNGIAHLTLPSLTP